The sequence below is a genomic window from Campylobacter ornithocola.
ATTGGCAGCTTTGTCAAATATGCACATAGCTGAAGCTAATAATGGCTTAGGAGCAAGTTTAGGTGAAGTATTACCTGTGGCAGCTATTTCTATACTTTTAGGTGTAGATAAATTTATGTCTGAAATTCGTGCGGTAGGAAATTTGTGTGGTAATAGTGTAGCAGCTTTAATAGTGGCTATTTGGGATAAACAAATAGATTTAGAAAAATTCCGCTACGCTTTAGATAATCCTAAAGAATTTACTAATGCAGGTTTTGATTAAAAAACCTCTTTTTGTACTTTTTCTATATATTTTTCTCTTAGTTTTTGAGTATAAAAACCTACCTTGCCATCATTAATTATCTTACTATCTGCTTTTATAACACCCAAAACCAAAAAAGTAGCCGCGGAAATAAAAACCTCATCAGCCTCATATACTTCTTTCATACTAAAAGCTCTTTGATCGATTTTAAGACCTAGTTCTTTTGCAAATTTTAAGATATTTTTACGGCGAATACCTGGTAAAATTTCATTTGAAAATGGTTTAGTAATTAAAGTTTTATCTTTTATGATAAAAGCTGAGCTACTAGAAGCTTCAGTTACTAAAGTATTTTCTATCATAAAAGCTTCAAAAACCTTAGCCTTTATAGCTTCTTCTTTTGCAAGACATTGAGCTAATAAAGAAATTGATTTTATATCTCTTCTTTTCCATCTTAAATCAGCTGTAGAAATAATACTTACTCCATTTTTAGCAAACTCATGATCAATCACACTACATTCAAAAGCAAAAGCCATAATAGTAGGCTTTAAACCTTTTAAAAGAGCAAAATTTCTACTAGCAACTCCTCTAGTAACTTGCATATAAAGTCCACCTTCTTTAAGTGAGTTTTTAATGATTAATTGCTCTAAAATACTTTCAAATTCTTCTTTTGTATATGGAATTTGTAGTTCAATTTGTGTCAAACTACGCTCAAAACGTTCCCAAAATTCTTCTTTATCAGCTATTTTTGCATTTACCACAGGAACTACTTCATAAATTCCATCTCCAAAGATAAAGCCTCTATCAAAAACACTCACTTTAGCTTCACTAGCTTTTATAAATTCATCATTTAAAAACACAATTTCCTTTTCTTGCATAAACCCTCCTTTTAATCAAATAAATCAATAATATCTTTTGGCAAATCAAGCTGATTAGAATAATAAAAATACTTAGCCAAAACTAAAATCCCTATATAAAATTCTATCCTTTCATCTAAAAATTGCTCTATGTAATTATGAGCATTTTGAATGATTTCTTTTGCTCTATGTGGATTAGTTAGGTAATAATCAAGTAAAGCTTCTACATTTTCATAAGCATCATCAATTAAAGCAAAATGCTCATTTGAAACCAACTTTCCTTCCATAAACCAAGTTTCATAACGCATTTTTGGTGCTAAAACTAAAGAATTTGTTTTCATAGCCCACTTTAAATTGCTTGCTACATCATTACCTTCTAATGAAAGTAAAAATTTAAACTGAGTTTGGTAAGCTCTGCTGATTTTAAAATTTAAATTTTTAATCCACTTTTCAGCTTGAATTTTTCTACCACCAACATGAGCAATATCGCAACGAGGATTATCAAAATACTTTTCAAAAAATTTAATACGATGTGGTTGATAAATCGCACCTCTAAAAAAAAGTAGGTCTTTTTTATCTTCAAATTGATTTTTATCTTGTATAAAATCAAAATGTCTATTTTTATCTAATTTTAAAATGATATTATTAAAACCATTTTCAATAGGTCTTGATTTAGCTATACTCGGATATTTAAGGTTATAACTAATATCTCCAAAACCTTTAATCCATAAAAAATCATCATTAAAATACTTACTAATTGCATAAGCATCATAAGCATAAGAAGTTTTTCTAAAAGGGAATTTTCCTATTTTTTCACAATTTTCATTTTTTTTTATATCAAAAAAATTATTTTGCAGATTGTAATAATTTAAACGAGAAATAATATTATCTATATTTTTTGATTTTAAAATTTCTTTTAAAATATTTTGTAATTGATTTTGATAAATTTTTCTAGGTATAAAACTTTTAACTATACCTTTAATATTCATCATCAATCTAGAATCTGCCATATTTTTCTTTCTTATTTTTAAATAATATAAATTTTAACACAAGATTTCATTTACAAGACTTAAAAATTTAGTTTATTTAAAAACAAAAATGCTAAAATCACAAAAATTACATACTTATTAGGTAAAACAATGAAAATACAAGAATTTATTTTACAATTTATTTTTAAAGTTTCAAACCAACCTGTTAATCTAAAAGATTTACTTGAGGCAAATGCCTTATTAAATGAAGGTATGATGGTAGATCCTGCAAAATTAAATTTCAAATTTAAGGTATTTAATTCTTATCTCATTTATACTTTTTTTTGTGCTTTAATTATCATTCCTTTGATTTTAATTACACATTATTTTTTAACTATTATTGATTTTCATATTAGTATTCTAAGTGCAGTTTTTGTCACTGCTTGTGTTTTTATTGGTTATGATATTTTTAAAATTTATACTAGAAAAGTCATTAGTAAAAAATTGTTAATAAAAGCTTGGACATTACATTTTCCATATTTTGCTTATGAAAAATACTCAAAAATAGCAGAAAATATTTATAATCAAGCCATTAAAGAAGAAATTCCAAAAAACCAACTTGAACAATATGTTTTAGAAAAAATTATTCAAACACAAAATTAATCTAAAAAATCTAAAACTTGATTTTGAAAATATATTGCTTCAAGCTGTCTTTGAAGCTCTTTGTTTTCTTCATATAAAACAAGCTCTTGTGATCTTAAATCTGCTATATCCCTACTTACATAATAAATTTGATTTCTGATGTAAATTTGTGGGAAAAATACCAACAGAGCAAATGCTATCATCAAACCTGCATATAATAAATTTTTAGGATTTAAATTTTTATTTTCTTCGCTTACTATACTATCTAAAAGCTCGTATTTATCTTCTTGGTTATGTTCTTGATTTTCTTCAAGTTTTACTTTCTCTTCTAAAATTTTTTGTTCTTGTTTGACTAATTTTTCTTTTTCTTTTAATTCTTCTTGAGTTTTTTTAATTTTTTCTTGTTCGATTTTTTTTTGCTCTTTTAACTCTTGTTTAAGTTTAGCTTTTTCTTTTCTTTTTTCTTTTAAGTTTTGAAATTTTGAAGCAACAAAAACATTACTTTGAATAAGAATTTTTGATATCTTAATAGAATCTTTCTCTTCTTGTCTCTTTTCTACTTTTTTTATCTCTTGTGTTGTTTTGGTGTTTTTAGGTAGTTTGATATTTTTATCATTTTTCTTATCAAATTTTTCTTTTTGTTTTTTGAAAAAATTAAGTTGCAATTTAAAAGGTTTTTTTTCCTCTAATTTAACATTAATTAGATCTTCTTTTAAATAAATAGCAGATTGTTTTTTAGGCTTTTCTTCATATTCTTCATCAAAATCTGTAAATTTAGGTCTTTTTTTGCGTTGTATTCTACTTTTTAATATACGATCACTTTCATTAAATTTTTGCTCATATTCTTCATAAGGCCTACCTTCTTTAATAGCCCTAGAATATCTTAACATTTTTTCACGTATATTTTGTTTTTCTTTTAAAAAATCATCTTCAACCATTGATTACCTAAAATAAAAAATTCTCATTTTTGCACAACTTGATCTACTATTATAACCTATCTCTTCTTTGGAAGCACTTATAGCTTTTTTACTTAAAATTTTACCAAGACTATGATTTTTACCACATTCACATCTTATAGCTCTTTCATCGCAAATACAATCTTTTTCCCATCTTTTAAAAGTATTTTTTACTATCCTATCTTCTAAAGAATGAAAACTAATAATAGCTAACTTGCAATTTTTTAAATTTGCTTTTTCTATACTTTCAAGCAAAGATTTTAATTCACCAAGTTCATCATTTACTTCTATGCGTAAAGCCTGAAATACAAGTAAGGCTAAAGATATATTACGGCCTTTTAACTTAGCATTTCCTATAATTTGACTTAACTCTTTTGCACTTACAATCTCTTTTTGACTTCTTGCATTGATGATTTTTTGAGCAAGCATTGAAGCAACCGGTGCTAAATCTCCATAATCTTTAAGAATCTGTTCTAAAGCTTCCTTGCTATAAGAATTTACCACTTCTTTAGCGCTTAAAGGATTGTTTTGATCCATTCTCATATCTAAAAAATCAGAATTTAGTGAAAATCCTCTGTCGTTTTTATCAAGCTGCAAGGAAGATACGCCAATATCAGCTAAAATTCCTCTTAAATTCTGCGTAGGTATTTGAGTTAGAATTTCTTTAAATCCCATGTGATTAAAACTTATTCTATCTTGAAATTTTTTTAGAAAATCTTTAGAAAATTTTAAAGCCTCTAAATCTTTATCACAAGCAATTAATTTTAGTTTTTCATGGGCTTGCAATAATGCCTTAGAATGTCCTCCATAGCCCAAAGTACAATCTAAAAAA
It includes:
- a CDS encoding aminotransferase class IV: MQEKEIVFLNDEFIKASEAKVSVFDRGFIFGDGIYEVVPVVNAKIADKEEFWERFERSLTQIELQIPYTKEEFESILEQLIIKNSLKEGGLYMQVTRGVASRNFALLKGLKPTIMAFAFECSVIDHEFAKNGVSIISTADLRWKRRDIKSISLLAQCLAKEEAIKAKVFEAFMIENTLVTEASSSSAFIIKDKTLITKPFSNEILPGIRRKNILKFAKELGLKIDQRAFSMKEVYEADEVFISAATFLVLGVIKADSKIINDGKVGFYTQKLREKYIEKVQKEVF
- a CDS encoding glycosyl transferase family 90, producing the protein MADSRLMMNIKGIVKSFIPRKIYQNQLQNILKEILKSKNIDNIISRLNYYNLQNNFFDIKKNENCEKIGKFPFRKTSYAYDAYAISKYFNDDFLWIKGFGDISYNLKYPSIAKSRPIENGFNNIILKLDKNRHFDFIQDKNQFEDKKDLLFFRGAIYQPHRIKFFEKYFDNPRCDIAHVGGRKIQAEKWIKNLNFKISRAYQTQFKFLLSLEGNDVASNLKWAMKTNSLVLAPKMRYETWFMEGKLVSNEHFALIDDAYENVEALLDYYLTNPHRAKEIIQNAHNYIEQFLDERIEFYIGILVLAKYFYYSNQLDLPKDIIDLFD
- the rsmH gene encoding 16S rRNA (cytosine(1402)-N(4))-methyltransferase RsmH — encoded protein: MQSPHIPVLLQEVLDTFNDFDNGDFLDCTLGYGGHSKALLQAHEKLKLIACDKDLEALKFSKDFLKKFQDRISFNHMGFKEILTQIPTQNLRGILADIGVSSLQLDKNDRGFSLNSDFLDMRMDQNNPLSAKEVVNSYSKEALEQILKDYGDLAPVASMLAQKIINARSQKEIVSAKELSQIIGNAKLKGRNISLALLVFQALRIEVNDELGELKSLLESIEKANLKNCKLAIISFHSLEDRIVKNTFKRWEKDCICDERAIRCECGKNHSLGKILSKKAISASKEEIGYNSRSSCAKMRIFYFR